One window from the genome of Pseudoliparis swirei isolate HS2019 ecotype Mariana Trench chromosome 24, NWPU_hadal_v1, whole genome shotgun sequence encodes:
- the aftpha gene encoding aftiphilin a isoform X2, with amino-acid sequence MEPEVIRLYSSSPPPMEDAGDDDDNEFGDFGTFAGLPSGVSFSEFATPNTFDQSRAPAATSPPEILHGRGAAPCGRRSSDGARGDLSKPERTETKKVVLTNGFAPSDAQGSPPPRDSVHARLNGPSTEDTGAAPEDDFADFAAFSNAEGNPAAEEEEERETPSEDDGGDAHRTGPGESESVPEAPGGDTDRGSLAEAEPQRRRDEADAPERSAPEAVCSRGPLAENGAEDDSNGAAGCGGGELSPDAAADGEAGPSDGSGDEAETAPGRPLSPDALEELGEASAAGPVPSPPPRGETAAPADRSQEDDDEDFGDFGDAGSFADFDQPDVQQEPSEPDVPPAAAATRETTDGKDEDDFGDFNSPKCHGGENEGGGGTFADFPVSDSFGNFNSAADGEADAGWSAFGEQQVDEEDEEEKEEEQLTEGEESWAAFGSDQSAAPPERGEEEEEEDEGERPALGEESSRTDSQSAPLSLRLEKLFQGSFPQTSAPPQEDQVESLRVLVGRPEDQPQPGADEEEKKTTLPSNGYKPAWLHLRDIHESVGLRYQWGGSYCNKALLCCLGIDTRNILFTGQKKQPVIVPMYAASLGMLEPTKEPVKPVSAAEVIASIAQTAPAAPQTGPCPSDPVQEALPPVQFDWSSSGLTNPLDVSGGSSLLNLDFFGPVEDSGSSSSPPIPGVDPELYELTTAKMESGGGRVVDAFARLMSTMEKTSTSTRKPRREEHLSGEASAVIARLPDLSFMQATGLMFPATLTPLSCRATPD; translated from the exons ATGGAGCCGGAGGTGATCCGCCTCTACTCGTCCTCGCCGCCGCCGATGGAGGACGCCGGGGACGACGACGACAACGAGTTCGGGGACTTCGGCACGTTCGCCGGCCTCCCGAGCGGCGTCAGCTTCAGCGAGTTCGCCACGCCCAACACCTTCGACCAGAGCCGAGCGCCGGCCGCCACCTCGCCGCCGGAGATCCTCCACGGCCGAGGGGCGGCGCCGTGCGGCCGCCGCTCCTCCGACGGCGCCCGCGGCGATCTGTCCAAGCCGGAAAGAACTGAGACGAAAAAGGTGGTGCTGACCAACGGGTTTGCCCCCTCTGACGCTCAGGGGAGCCCCCCCCCGCGGGATTCTGTCCACGCTCGTCTAAACGGACCGTCCACCGAGGACACGGGCGCCGCCCCCGAGGACGACTTTGCGGACTTTGCCGCTTTTTCCAACGCCGAGGGAAACCCGGCggcggaggaagaagaagagcgggAAACGCCCTCAGAGGACGATGGCGGGGACGCGCACAGAACTGGACCCGGCGAGTCCGAGTCCGTACCCGAGGCGCCCGGCGGCGACACGGACCGGGGCTCGCTCGCGGAGGCGGAGCCTCAACGACGAAGGGACGAAGCCGACGCGCCGGAGCGCTCGGCCCCGGAGGCGGTTTGCTCTCGGGGACCGCTCGCCGAGAACGGGGCGGAGGACGATTCCAACGGCGCCGCGggctgcggcggcggcgagctCTCGCCGGACGCAGCCGCAGACGGCGAGGCGGGACCGTCGGACGGCTCCGGTGACGAGGCGGAGACGGCGCCGGGCCGGCCGCTGTCGCCGGACGCTCTGGAGGAGCTCGGCGAGGCGAGCGCCGCGGGCCCGGTGCCCTCGCCGCCCCCCCGAGGGGAGACCGCCGCGCCGGCCGACCGCAGccaggaggacgacgacgaagaCTTTGGTGACTTCGGAGACGCCGGCTCGTTCGCCGACTTTGACCAGCCGGACGTCCAGCAGGAGCCGAGCGAGCCAGACgtcccccccgccgccgccgccacgcggGAAACGACAGACGGCAAAGACGAAGACGACTTCGGCGACTTCAACTCCCCCAAATGTCACGGCGGCGAGaacgagggggggggcggcacaTTTGCGGACTTCCCCGTCAGCGACAGTTTTGGGAATTTCAACTCGGCGGCTGACGGCGAGGCGGATGCCGGGTGGAGCGCCTTCGGGGAGCAGCAGGTcgacgaggaggatgaggaggagaaggaggaggagcagctgacggagggggaggagtcctgGGCGGCGTTCGGATCGGACCAGAGCGCCGCTCCcccagaaagaggagaggaggaagaggaggaggacgagggagaaCGCCCTGCCCTCGGCGAGGAAAGCAGCCGGACGGACAGCCAGTCG gCGCCGCTGTCTCTTCGTCTGGAGAAGCTGTTCCAGGGCAGCTTCCCTCAGACCTCCGCCCCCccacaggaggaccaggtggaGTCCCTGAGGGTCCTGGTGGGACGCCCGGAGGACCAACCTCAGCCGGGAgccgatgaggaggagaagaagacgacgtTGCCAAGCAACGG CTACAAACCGGCGTGGCTTCACCTGCGGGACATCCACGAGTCGGTGGGCCTGCGGTACCAGTGGGGCGGATCCTACTGCAACAAGGCGCTGCTCTGCTGCCTCGGCATCGACACGCGCAACATC CTGTTCACGGGACAGAAGAAGCAGCCGGTCATCGTGCCCATGTACGCCGCCAGCCTG GGGATGCTGGAGCCAACCAAAGAGCCCGTGAAGCCCGTCTCTGCAGCCGAGGTGATCGCCTCCATCGCCCAGACGGCTCCAGCGGCTCCGCAGACCGGACCCTGCCCCTCGGACCCGGTCcag GAGGCGCTCCCCCCCGTCCAGTTCGACTGGAGCAGCAGTGGCCTTACCAACCCTCTGGACG tgAGCGGGGGCTCGTCTCTGTTAAACCTGGACTTCTTTGGTCCTGTGGAGGATTCAGGCTCCAGCAGCTCGCCCCCCATCCCAG gcgtgGACCCGGAGCTGTACGAGCTCACCACGGCCAAGATGGAGTCCGGCGGCGGGCGCGTGGTGGACGCCTTCGCCCGCCTGATGTCCACCATGGAGAAGACCAGCACGTCCACCAG GAAGCCGCGGCGCGAGGAGCACCTGAGCGGCGAGGCGTCCGCGGTGATCGCCCGCCTGCCCGACCTCTCCTTCATGCAGGCCACGGGGCTGATGTTCCCCGCCACGCTGACGCCGCTCAGCTGCCGGGCCACGCCGgactga
- the aftpha gene encoding aftiphilin a isoform X3 — protein MEPEVIRLYSSSPPPMEDAGDDDDNEFGDFGTFAGLPSGVSFSEFATPNTFDQSRAPAATSPPEILHGRGAAPCGRRSSDGARGDLSKPERTETKKVVLTNGFAPSDAQGSPPPRDSVHARLNGPSTEDTGAAPEDDFADFAAFSNAEGNPAAEEEEERETPSEDDGGDAHRTGPGESESVPEAPGGDTDRGSLAEAEPQRRRDEADAPERSAPEAVCSRGPLAENGAEDDSNGAAGCGGGELSPDAAADGEAGPSDGSGDEAETAPGRPLSPDALEELGEASAAGPVPSPPPRGETAAPADRSQEDDDEDFGDFGDAGSFADFDQPDVQQEPSEPDVPPAAAATRETTDGKDEDDFGDFNSPKCHGGENEGGGGTFADFPVSDSFGNFNSAADGEADAGWSAFGEQQVDEEDEEEKEEEQLTEGEESWAAFGSDQSAAPPERGEEEEEEDEGERPALGEESSRTDSQSAPLSLRLEKLFQGSFPQTSAPPQEDQVESLRVLVGRPEDQPQPGADEEEKKTTLPSNGYKPAWLHLRDIHESVGLRYQWGGSYCNKALLCCLGIDTRNILFTGQKKQPVIVPMYAASLGMLEPTKEPVKPVSAAEVIASIAQTAPAAPQTGPCPSDPVQQEALPPVQFDWSSSGLTNPLDGVDPELYELTTAKMESGGGRVVDAFARLMSTMEKTSTSTRKPRREEHLSGEASAVIARLPDLSFMQATGLMFPATLTPLSCRATPD, from the exons ATGGAGCCGGAGGTGATCCGCCTCTACTCGTCCTCGCCGCCGCCGATGGAGGACGCCGGGGACGACGACGACAACGAGTTCGGGGACTTCGGCACGTTCGCCGGCCTCCCGAGCGGCGTCAGCTTCAGCGAGTTCGCCACGCCCAACACCTTCGACCAGAGCCGAGCGCCGGCCGCCACCTCGCCGCCGGAGATCCTCCACGGCCGAGGGGCGGCGCCGTGCGGCCGCCGCTCCTCCGACGGCGCCCGCGGCGATCTGTCCAAGCCGGAAAGAACTGAGACGAAAAAGGTGGTGCTGACCAACGGGTTTGCCCCCTCTGACGCTCAGGGGAGCCCCCCCCCGCGGGATTCTGTCCACGCTCGTCTAAACGGACCGTCCACCGAGGACACGGGCGCCGCCCCCGAGGACGACTTTGCGGACTTTGCCGCTTTTTCCAACGCCGAGGGAAACCCGGCggcggaggaagaagaagagcgggAAACGCCCTCAGAGGACGATGGCGGGGACGCGCACAGAACTGGACCCGGCGAGTCCGAGTCCGTACCCGAGGCGCCCGGCGGCGACACGGACCGGGGCTCGCTCGCGGAGGCGGAGCCTCAACGACGAAGGGACGAAGCCGACGCGCCGGAGCGCTCGGCCCCGGAGGCGGTTTGCTCTCGGGGACCGCTCGCCGAGAACGGGGCGGAGGACGATTCCAACGGCGCCGCGggctgcggcggcggcgagctCTCGCCGGACGCAGCCGCAGACGGCGAGGCGGGACCGTCGGACGGCTCCGGTGACGAGGCGGAGACGGCGCCGGGCCGGCCGCTGTCGCCGGACGCTCTGGAGGAGCTCGGCGAGGCGAGCGCCGCGGGCCCGGTGCCCTCGCCGCCCCCCCGAGGGGAGACCGCCGCGCCGGCCGACCGCAGccaggaggacgacgacgaagaCTTTGGTGACTTCGGAGACGCCGGCTCGTTCGCCGACTTTGACCAGCCGGACGTCCAGCAGGAGCCGAGCGAGCCAGACgtcccccccgccgccgccgccacgcggGAAACGACAGACGGCAAAGACGAAGACGACTTCGGCGACTTCAACTCCCCCAAATGTCACGGCGGCGAGaacgagggggggggcggcacaTTTGCGGACTTCCCCGTCAGCGACAGTTTTGGGAATTTCAACTCGGCGGCTGACGGCGAGGCGGATGCCGGGTGGAGCGCCTTCGGGGAGCAGCAGGTcgacgaggaggatgaggaggagaaggaggaggagcagctgacggagggggaggagtcctgGGCGGCGTTCGGATCGGACCAGAGCGCCGCTCCcccagaaagaggagaggaggaagaggaggaggacgagggagaaCGCCCTGCCCTCGGCGAGGAAAGCAGCCGGACGGACAGCCAGTCG gCGCCGCTGTCTCTTCGTCTGGAGAAGCTGTTCCAGGGCAGCTTCCCTCAGACCTCCGCCCCCccacaggaggaccaggtggaGTCCCTGAGGGTCCTGGTGGGACGCCCGGAGGACCAACCTCAGCCGGGAgccgatgaggaggagaagaagacgacgtTGCCAAGCAACGG CTACAAACCGGCGTGGCTTCACCTGCGGGACATCCACGAGTCGGTGGGCCTGCGGTACCAGTGGGGCGGATCCTACTGCAACAAGGCGCTGCTCTGCTGCCTCGGCATCGACACGCGCAACATC CTGTTCACGGGACAGAAGAAGCAGCCGGTCATCGTGCCCATGTACGCCGCCAGCCTG GGGATGCTGGAGCCAACCAAAGAGCCCGTGAAGCCCGTCTCTGCAGCCGAGGTGATCGCCTCCATCGCCCAGACGGCTCCAGCGGCTCCGCAGACCGGACCCTGCCCCTCGGACCCGGTCcag CAGGAGGCGCTCCCCCCCGTCCAGTTCGACTGGAGCAGCAGTGGCCTTACCAACCCTCTGGACG gcgtgGACCCGGAGCTGTACGAGCTCACCACGGCCAAGATGGAGTCCGGCGGCGGGCGCGTGGTGGACGCCTTCGCCCGCCTGATGTCCACCATGGAGAAGACCAGCACGTCCACCAG GAAGCCGCGGCGCGAGGAGCACCTGAGCGGCGAGGCGTCCGCGGTGATCGCCCGCCTGCCCGACCTCTCCTTCATGCAGGCCACGGGGCTGATGTTCCCCGCCACGCTGACGCCGCTCAGCTGCCGGGCCACGCCGgactga
- the aftpha gene encoding aftiphilin a isoform X1, whose amino-acid sequence MEPEVIRLYSSSPPPMEDAGDDDDNEFGDFGTFAGLPSGVSFSEFATPNTFDQSRAPAATSPPEILHGRGAAPCGRRSSDGARGDLSKPERTETKKVVLTNGFAPSDAQGSPPPRDSVHARLNGPSTEDTGAAPEDDFADFAAFSNAEGNPAAEEEEERETPSEDDGGDAHRTGPGESESVPEAPGGDTDRGSLAEAEPQRRRDEADAPERSAPEAVCSRGPLAENGAEDDSNGAAGCGGGELSPDAAADGEAGPSDGSGDEAETAPGRPLSPDALEELGEASAAGPVPSPPPRGETAAPADRSQEDDDEDFGDFGDAGSFADFDQPDVQQEPSEPDVPPAAAATRETTDGKDEDDFGDFNSPKCHGGENEGGGGTFADFPVSDSFGNFNSAADGEADAGWSAFGEQQVDEEDEEEKEEEQLTEGEESWAAFGSDQSAAPPERGEEEEEEDEGERPALGEESSRTDSQSAPLSLRLEKLFQGSFPQTSAPPQEDQVESLRVLVGRPEDQPQPGADEEEKKTTLPSNGYKPAWLHLRDIHESVGLRYQWGGSYCNKALLCCLGIDTRNILFTGQKKQPVIVPMYAASLGMLEPTKEPVKPVSAAEVIASIAQTAPAAPQTGPCPSDPVQQEALPPVQFDWSSSGLTNPLDVSGGSSLLNLDFFGPVEDSGSSSSPPIPGVDPELYELTTAKMESGGGRVVDAFARLMSTMEKTSTSTRKPRREEHLSGEASAVIARLPDLSFMQATGLMFPATLTPLSCRATPD is encoded by the exons ATGGAGCCGGAGGTGATCCGCCTCTACTCGTCCTCGCCGCCGCCGATGGAGGACGCCGGGGACGACGACGACAACGAGTTCGGGGACTTCGGCACGTTCGCCGGCCTCCCGAGCGGCGTCAGCTTCAGCGAGTTCGCCACGCCCAACACCTTCGACCAGAGCCGAGCGCCGGCCGCCACCTCGCCGCCGGAGATCCTCCACGGCCGAGGGGCGGCGCCGTGCGGCCGCCGCTCCTCCGACGGCGCCCGCGGCGATCTGTCCAAGCCGGAAAGAACTGAGACGAAAAAGGTGGTGCTGACCAACGGGTTTGCCCCCTCTGACGCTCAGGGGAGCCCCCCCCCGCGGGATTCTGTCCACGCTCGTCTAAACGGACCGTCCACCGAGGACACGGGCGCCGCCCCCGAGGACGACTTTGCGGACTTTGCCGCTTTTTCCAACGCCGAGGGAAACCCGGCggcggaggaagaagaagagcgggAAACGCCCTCAGAGGACGATGGCGGGGACGCGCACAGAACTGGACCCGGCGAGTCCGAGTCCGTACCCGAGGCGCCCGGCGGCGACACGGACCGGGGCTCGCTCGCGGAGGCGGAGCCTCAACGACGAAGGGACGAAGCCGACGCGCCGGAGCGCTCGGCCCCGGAGGCGGTTTGCTCTCGGGGACCGCTCGCCGAGAACGGGGCGGAGGACGATTCCAACGGCGCCGCGggctgcggcggcggcgagctCTCGCCGGACGCAGCCGCAGACGGCGAGGCGGGACCGTCGGACGGCTCCGGTGACGAGGCGGAGACGGCGCCGGGCCGGCCGCTGTCGCCGGACGCTCTGGAGGAGCTCGGCGAGGCGAGCGCCGCGGGCCCGGTGCCCTCGCCGCCCCCCCGAGGGGAGACCGCCGCGCCGGCCGACCGCAGccaggaggacgacgacgaagaCTTTGGTGACTTCGGAGACGCCGGCTCGTTCGCCGACTTTGACCAGCCGGACGTCCAGCAGGAGCCGAGCGAGCCAGACgtcccccccgccgccgccgccacgcggGAAACGACAGACGGCAAAGACGAAGACGACTTCGGCGACTTCAACTCCCCCAAATGTCACGGCGGCGAGaacgagggggggggcggcacaTTTGCGGACTTCCCCGTCAGCGACAGTTTTGGGAATTTCAACTCGGCGGCTGACGGCGAGGCGGATGCCGGGTGGAGCGCCTTCGGGGAGCAGCAGGTcgacgaggaggatgaggaggagaaggaggaggagcagctgacggagggggaggagtcctgGGCGGCGTTCGGATCGGACCAGAGCGCCGCTCCcccagaaagaggagaggaggaagaggaggaggacgagggagaaCGCCCTGCCCTCGGCGAGGAAAGCAGCCGGACGGACAGCCAGTCG gCGCCGCTGTCTCTTCGTCTGGAGAAGCTGTTCCAGGGCAGCTTCCCTCAGACCTCCGCCCCCccacaggaggaccaggtggaGTCCCTGAGGGTCCTGGTGGGACGCCCGGAGGACCAACCTCAGCCGGGAgccgatgaggaggagaagaagacgacgtTGCCAAGCAACGG CTACAAACCGGCGTGGCTTCACCTGCGGGACATCCACGAGTCGGTGGGCCTGCGGTACCAGTGGGGCGGATCCTACTGCAACAAGGCGCTGCTCTGCTGCCTCGGCATCGACACGCGCAACATC CTGTTCACGGGACAGAAGAAGCAGCCGGTCATCGTGCCCATGTACGCCGCCAGCCTG GGGATGCTGGAGCCAACCAAAGAGCCCGTGAAGCCCGTCTCTGCAGCCGAGGTGATCGCCTCCATCGCCCAGACGGCTCCAGCGGCTCCGCAGACCGGACCCTGCCCCTCGGACCCGGTCcag CAGGAGGCGCTCCCCCCCGTCCAGTTCGACTGGAGCAGCAGTGGCCTTACCAACCCTCTGGACG tgAGCGGGGGCTCGTCTCTGTTAAACCTGGACTTCTTTGGTCCTGTGGAGGATTCAGGCTCCAGCAGCTCGCCCCCCATCCCAG gcgtgGACCCGGAGCTGTACGAGCTCACCACGGCCAAGATGGAGTCCGGCGGCGGGCGCGTGGTGGACGCCTTCGCCCGCCTGATGTCCACCATGGAGAAGACCAGCACGTCCACCAG GAAGCCGCGGCGCGAGGAGCACCTGAGCGGCGAGGCGTCCGCGGTGATCGCCCGCCTGCCCGACCTCTCCTTCATGCAGGCCACGGGGCTGATGTTCCCCGCCACGCTGACGCCGCTCAGCTGCCGGGCCACGCCGgactga
- the aftpha gene encoding aftiphilin a isoform X4: MEPEVIRLYSSSPPPMEDAGDDDDNEFGDFGTFAGLPSGVSFSEFATPNTFDQSRAPAATSPPEILHGRGAAPCGRRSSDGARGDLSKPERTETKKVVLTNGFAPSDAQGSPPPRDSVHARLNGPSTEDTGAAPEDDFADFAAFSNAEGNPAAEEEEERETPSEDDGGDAHRTGPGESESVPEAPGGDTDRGSLAEAEPQRRRDEADAPERSAPEAVCSRGPLAENGAEDDSNGAAGCGGGELSPDAAADGEAGPSDGSGDEAETAPGRPLSPDALEELGEASAAGPVPSPPPRGETAAPADRSQEDDDEDFGDFGDAGSFADFDQPDVQQEPSEPDVPPAAAATRETTDGKDEDDFGDFNSPKCHGGENEGGGGTFADFPVSDSFGNFNSAADGEADAGWSAFGEQQVDEEDEEEKEEEQLTEGEESWAAFGSDQSAAPPERGEEEEEEDEGERPALGEESSRTDSQSAPLSLRLEKLFQGSFPQTSAPPQEDQVESLRVLVGRPEDQPQPGADEEEKKTTLPSNGYKPAWLHLRDIHESVGLRYQWGGSYCNKALLCCLGIDTRNILFTGQKKQPVIVPMYAASLGMLEPTKEPVKPVSAAEVIASIAQTAPAAPQTGPCPSDPVQEALPPVQFDWSSSGLTNPLDGVDPELYELTTAKMESGGGRVVDAFARLMSTMEKTSTSTRKPRREEHLSGEASAVIARLPDLSFMQATGLMFPATLTPLSCRATPD; encoded by the exons ATGGAGCCGGAGGTGATCCGCCTCTACTCGTCCTCGCCGCCGCCGATGGAGGACGCCGGGGACGACGACGACAACGAGTTCGGGGACTTCGGCACGTTCGCCGGCCTCCCGAGCGGCGTCAGCTTCAGCGAGTTCGCCACGCCCAACACCTTCGACCAGAGCCGAGCGCCGGCCGCCACCTCGCCGCCGGAGATCCTCCACGGCCGAGGGGCGGCGCCGTGCGGCCGCCGCTCCTCCGACGGCGCCCGCGGCGATCTGTCCAAGCCGGAAAGAACTGAGACGAAAAAGGTGGTGCTGACCAACGGGTTTGCCCCCTCTGACGCTCAGGGGAGCCCCCCCCCGCGGGATTCTGTCCACGCTCGTCTAAACGGACCGTCCACCGAGGACACGGGCGCCGCCCCCGAGGACGACTTTGCGGACTTTGCCGCTTTTTCCAACGCCGAGGGAAACCCGGCggcggaggaagaagaagagcgggAAACGCCCTCAGAGGACGATGGCGGGGACGCGCACAGAACTGGACCCGGCGAGTCCGAGTCCGTACCCGAGGCGCCCGGCGGCGACACGGACCGGGGCTCGCTCGCGGAGGCGGAGCCTCAACGACGAAGGGACGAAGCCGACGCGCCGGAGCGCTCGGCCCCGGAGGCGGTTTGCTCTCGGGGACCGCTCGCCGAGAACGGGGCGGAGGACGATTCCAACGGCGCCGCGggctgcggcggcggcgagctCTCGCCGGACGCAGCCGCAGACGGCGAGGCGGGACCGTCGGACGGCTCCGGTGACGAGGCGGAGACGGCGCCGGGCCGGCCGCTGTCGCCGGACGCTCTGGAGGAGCTCGGCGAGGCGAGCGCCGCGGGCCCGGTGCCCTCGCCGCCCCCCCGAGGGGAGACCGCCGCGCCGGCCGACCGCAGccaggaggacgacgacgaagaCTTTGGTGACTTCGGAGACGCCGGCTCGTTCGCCGACTTTGACCAGCCGGACGTCCAGCAGGAGCCGAGCGAGCCAGACgtcccccccgccgccgccgccacgcggGAAACGACAGACGGCAAAGACGAAGACGACTTCGGCGACTTCAACTCCCCCAAATGTCACGGCGGCGAGaacgagggggggggcggcacaTTTGCGGACTTCCCCGTCAGCGACAGTTTTGGGAATTTCAACTCGGCGGCTGACGGCGAGGCGGATGCCGGGTGGAGCGCCTTCGGGGAGCAGCAGGTcgacgaggaggatgaggaggagaaggaggaggagcagctgacggagggggaggagtcctgGGCGGCGTTCGGATCGGACCAGAGCGCCGCTCCcccagaaagaggagaggaggaagaggaggaggacgagggagaaCGCCCTGCCCTCGGCGAGGAAAGCAGCCGGACGGACAGCCAGTCG gCGCCGCTGTCTCTTCGTCTGGAGAAGCTGTTCCAGGGCAGCTTCCCTCAGACCTCCGCCCCCccacaggaggaccaggtggaGTCCCTGAGGGTCCTGGTGGGACGCCCGGAGGACCAACCTCAGCCGGGAgccgatgaggaggagaagaagacgacgtTGCCAAGCAACGG CTACAAACCGGCGTGGCTTCACCTGCGGGACATCCACGAGTCGGTGGGCCTGCGGTACCAGTGGGGCGGATCCTACTGCAACAAGGCGCTGCTCTGCTGCCTCGGCATCGACACGCGCAACATC CTGTTCACGGGACAGAAGAAGCAGCCGGTCATCGTGCCCATGTACGCCGCCAGCCTG GGGATGCTGGAGCCAACCAAAGAGCCCGTGAAGCCCGTCTCTGCAGCCGAGGTGATCGCCTCCATCGCCCAGACGGCTCCAGCGGCTCCGCAGACCGGACCCTGCCCCTCGGACCCGGTCcag GAGGCGCTCCCCCCCGTCCAGTTCGACTGGAGCAGCAGTGGCCTTACCAACCCTCTGGACG gcgtgGACCCGGAGCTGTACGAGCTCACCACGGCCAAGATGGAGTCCGGCGGCGGGCGCGTGGTGGACGCCTTCGCCCGCCTGATGTCCACCATGGAGAAGACCAGCACGTCCACCAG GAAGCCGCGGCGCGAGGAGCACCTGAGCGGCGAGGCGTCCGCGGTGATCGCCCGCCTGCCCGACCTCTCCTTCATGCAGGCCACGGGGCTGATGTTCCCCGCCACGCTGACGCCGCTCAGCTGCCGGGCCACGCCGgactga
- the LOC130189563 gene encoding SERTA domain-containing protein 2-like codes for MLGNGVKRKLEEDEDAAEEERSPPVAGGASYTLQRQAVLNASLLKLYGPRSGAGHGLQRRVLINNVIRRIHDDFRREGGVGALFFSPPAEATGEDEAYRQAPPPPASSFGILSSSSLSGPAPPESCLTPAALLDEDLPMFFTLPPSSSSSSSSSSHSPQPPASPSPTDSFSSALEEIEELCPSSSSSSSSGPPSPPPAQVQFDVVMKEEVESRLEKPPPPLPPLPPSPSSFLTDFALDDVLFTDIDTSMYDLGPCPPPSKMADDLVWSMAGYGVAAAGGGGAQNQPFKMDLAELDHIMEVLVGS; via the coding sequence ATGTTGGGTAACGGGGTGAAGCGGAAactggaagaggatgaggacgcCGCGGAGGAAGAGCGGAGCCCCCCGGTGGCCGGCGGCGCGTCCTACACGCTGCAGCGCCAGGCGGTGCTCAACGCGTCGCTCCTGAAGCTGTACGGCCCGCGGAGCGGCGCCGGCCACGGCCTGCAGCGCCGCGTCCTCATCAACAACGTCATCCGCCGCATCCACGACGACTTCCGGCGGGAGGGAGGCGTCGGCGCCCTCTTCTTCTCGCCGCCGGCGGAAGCGACGGGCGAGGACGAGGCCTACCgacaggctccgcctccgccCGCCTCGTCCTTCGGCATCCTGTCGTCGTCATCGCTGTCGGGCCCGGCGCCGCCGGAGTCCTGCCTGACTCCGGCGGCGCTGCTGGACGAGGACCTGCCCATGTTCTTCACGCTGccgccatcctcctcctcctcctcctcctcctcctcccactcccctCAGCCGCCGGCCTCGCCGTCGCCCACAGACAGCTTCTCCTCGGCCCTGGAGGAGATCGAGgagctctgcccctcctcttcctcctcctcttcctcgggccctccgtctccccctcctgcTCAGGTTCAGTTTGACGTCGtcatgaaggaggaggtggagagcagGTTGGagaaacctcctcctcctcttcctcctcttcctccctccccgtcCTCCTTCCTGACGGACTTCGCCCTGGACGACGTCCTCTTCACGGACATCGACACGTCCATGTACGACCTCGGCCCCTGCCCGCCGCCGTCCAAGATGGCGGACGACCTCGTGTGGTCGATGGCGGGGTacggcgtggcggcggcgggagGGGGCGGCGCCCAGAACCAGCCCTTCAAAATGGACCTGGCAGAGCTGGACCACATCATGGAGGTGCTGGTGGGCAGCTGA